In a single window of the uncultured Dysgonomonas sp. genome:
- a CDS encoding efflux RND transporter permease subunit codes for MMGPYMSPMPIGASIAMIFSLLIALTLTPYFGYLFLRHKDKKGEEHESEEKETDLHETKIYKLYAKIITPFLENRKRRWTFMIGLTVVLLGSFVLFYTKSVPVKMLPFDNKNEFQVVIDMPEGTTLERTAAVAKELAVYISRNDKVTNYQTYVGTSAPISFNGLVRHYDMRMGDNVADIQVNLVDKGERSEQSHDIATSVRADLQAIGKKYNANVKIVEVPPGPPVMSTIAAEIYGPDYDQQIAVAKQVKDILTATDNVVDVDWSVEDAQTEYKFEVDKDKAMKLGIPNAQVVQNMRAALSGMPVGILHQPSSVNQVGIVLQLSEKEKSSIEDVLSMKVVNQQGMAIPVSDLVKVTKGEKEKSIHRKDQKRVVYILTEVAGSLESPIYPITEVSDKLSQVKLPEGYTLSEEYSKQPKYEDNFSLKWDGEWQITYEVFRDLGLAFLFVLIIIYVLIVAWFQNFITPLVQLAAIPLSLIGIIFGHWIMGAYFSAPSMIGFIALAGIMVRNSVLLIDFIDIRLKDGIPLKQAVIEAGAVRTTPIILTAGGVVLGAIVILFDPIFQGLAISLMGGTITSTVLTLIVVPLLYFKMLKKKVK; via the coding sequence ATGATGGGGCCATATATGAGTCCGATGCCTATAGGTGCATCCATAGCCATGATTTTCTCTTTACTGATAGCTCTGACTTTGACTCCATATTTCGGCTATTTATTCTTAAGACATAAAGATAAAAAAGGAGAAGAACATGAAAGTGAAGAAAAAGAAACGGATTTGCACGAAACGAAAATATACAAATTATATGCTAAAATAATAACACCGTTTTTGGAAAACAGAAAACGCCGCTGGACATTTATGATTGGCTTAACTGTCGTTTTACTGGGATCGTTTGTGTTGTTTTATACAAAATCTGTTCCGGTAAAAATGTTGCCTTTCGACAATAAGAATGAATTTCAAGTGGTAATAGATATGCCGGAGGGAACGACATTGGAACGTACTGCCGCCGTAGCTAAAGAATTAGCTGTATATATCAGCCGAAATGATAAAGTAACCAATTATCAAACTTATGTGGGAACTTCTGCTCCTATCAGCTTCAATGGATTGGTTCGCCACTATGATATGCGAATGGGTGACAATGTAGCTGATATACAGGTTAATCTTGTTGACAAAGGAGAACGTAGCGAACAGAGTCATGATATAGCGACATCGGTGCGTGCCGATTTGCAAGCTATCGGCAAAAAATACAATGCCAATGTAAAAATAGTAGAGGTACCGCCCGGTCCTCCTGTAATGTCTACAATTGCAGCCGAGATATATGGTCCTGACTATGATCAACAAATAGCTGTAGCCAAACAAGTCAAAGATATACTGACTGCGACAGATAACGTTGTTGATGTGGATTGGTCGGTAGAAGATGCTCAGACTGAATATAAGTTTGAGGTGGATAAAGACAAAGCTATGAAATTGGGAATTCCAAATGCACAAGTTGTTCAGAATATGAGAGCGGCTCTATCGGGTATGCCTGTCGGTATATTGCATCAACCTTCATCAGTCAATCAAGTAGGTATTGTACTTCAACTGTCAGAAAAAGAGAAATCAAGCATAGAAGATGTACTAAGCATGAAAGTTGTGAATCAACAAGGTATGGCAATTCCCGTTAGCGATTTAGTGAAAGTCACTAAAGGTGAAAAGGAAAAGAGTATTCACCGCAAAGATCAAAAACGTGTAGTTTACATATTAACCGAAGTTGCAGGAAGTTTAGAAAGCCCTATATATCCTATTACGGAAGTGTCGGATAAGTTATCTCAGGTAAAACTCCCTGAAGGATACACTTTATCTGAAGAATATAGTAAGCAACCAAAATATGAAGACAACTTTTCCTTAAAGTGGGATGGAGAATGGCAAATAACATACGAGGTGTTCCGCGATTTAGGATTAGCATTCTTATTTGTATTAATTATTATCTATGTACTCATTGTCGCATGGTTCCAAAACTTTATTACACCGTTGGTACAGTTGGCTGCTATACCTCTATCATTGATTGGTATTATTTTCGGCCACTGGATTATGGGAGCTTACTTTAGTGCTCCGTCTATGATTGGATTCATTGCCTTAGCGGGAATTATGGTACGCAACTCTGTATTGCTTATAGACTTTATCGACATACGGCTCAAAGATGGTATTCCATTAAAACAAGCTGTAATTGAAGCCGGAGCTGTACGCACCACACCTATCATACTGACTGCAGGTGGCGTAGTTTTGGGGGCAATCGTCATTCTATTCGACCCTATATTCCAAGGGTTAGCAATCTCACTGATGGGTGGAACAATAACCTCTACTGTGCTGACACTGATTGTTGTGCCGTTATTGTATTTCAAAATGTTGAAAAAGAAAGTAAAATGA
- a CDS encoding TspO/MBR family protein, with product MRKFLYILLPVIICFLVGFTASYFQSESIQTWYPTLNKPAITPPNIAFPIAWSIIYLCMGISIGLVLNSKEQNKKFLTSLFVVQLFLNFIWSISFFYLQNPLLGFINIILLDLGVLYYAFKCYPAQRVSGILFIPYILWLFLATYLNAYILIYN from the coding sequence ATGAGAAAGTTTCTATACATATTACTTCCTGTAATTATCTGTTTTTTAGTCGGATTCACAGCCAGTTATTTTCAATCGGAATCGATACAGACATGGTATCCGACATTGAATAAACCTGCAATAACTCCACCCAATATAGCTTTTCCGATTGCATGGAGTATAATATATTTATGCATGGGTATTTCTATCGGACTAGTATTGAACTCAAAAGAACAGAACAAGAAATTTCTTACCTCATTATTTGTCGTTCAGTTGTTCCTTAATTTTATATGGAGCATTTCATTCTTTTATCTGCAAAACCCTCTTTTAGGTTTTATCAATATTATCTTGTTGGATCTGGGCGTATTATATTATGCTTTTAAATGTTATCCGGCGCAAAGAGTGAGTGGGATCTTATTTATTCCCTATATTCTTTGGCTGTTTTTAGCAACATATCTAAATGCTTATATTCTGATATACAACTAA
- a CDS encoding SDR family oxidoreductase, producing the protein MSQQSKIALVTGGSRGLGKNMALNIARKGLDVVLTYNSKKESALETIAEIEQLGQKAIALQLNTADVKSFDSFFELLKQELSVKFGTQKINYLVNNAGIGINSAFAETTEEDFDSLFNIHFKGVYFFTQKALNILEDGGGIINISTGLARFSRPGYSAYASMKGAIEVLTRYQAKELGARGIRSNAVAPGAIATDFGGGIVRDNEEVNKITASTIPLGRVGLPDDIGGVVAFLCTDDARWVNAQRIEVSGGQSI; encoded by the coding sequence ATGTCACAACAATCAAAAATCGCATTGGTAACAGGCGGCAGCCGTGGGCTAGGTAAAAATATGGCTTTAAATATAGCCCGTAAAGGGCTGGATGTAGTCCTTACCTACAACAGCAAAAAGGAAAGTGCTTTAGAAACAATCGCAGAGATAGAGCAACTCGGACAAAAAGCCATTGCTCTCCAACTCAATACTGCCGATGTAAAAAGCTTCGATTCTTTTTTCGAATTACTTAAACAGGAGTTGTCTGTAAAATTTGGTACTCAGAAAATAAACTATCTGGTAAATAACGCAGGCATCGGAATTAATTCAGCTTTTGCCGAAACAACCGAAGAGGATTTCGACAGTCTTTTCAATATCCATTTCAAGGGTGTTTATTTCTTTACCCAAAAAGCATTGAACATACTCGAAGACGGAGGTGGTATCATCAATATCTCAACAGGTCTGGCACGTTTCTCCCGGCCCGGATATTCCGCTTATGCATCTATGAAAGGAGCTATTGAGGTATTAACAAGGTATCAGGCAAAAGAACTTGGAGCCAGAGGTATTCGGTCTAATGCTGTTGCTCCGGGTGCTATTGCAACCGATTTTGGCGGAGGTATTGTCAGAGACAACGAGGAAGTCAATAAAATAACTGCCAGTACAATCCCATTAGGAAGAGTCGGTCTACCTGATGATATTGGTGGAGTAGTTGCATTTTTATGTACTGATGACGCACGATGGGTGAATGCTCAGCGGATTGAGGTCTCCGGAGGCCAAAGTATTTGA
- a CDS encoding MarR family winged helix-turn-helix transcriptional regulator, which produces MICLIRLKNIQKALYRLDKEFLEDNRVTLNEAFILYSLYNKKTSCASYLSNQIGLSNSRTSRILENLEIKKYIIRRIGKPDKRKMIFSLTDKGREKIKEIQSKENKYTEFIIRLVKMIKEIITP; this is translated from the coding sequence ATGATTTGTTTAATCAGATTAAAAAATATACAGAAAGCTCTTTATAGACTTGATAAAGAATTTTTAGAGGATAATAGAGTCACATTAAATGAAGCTTTTATCTTATACTCCCTGTATAATAAAAAGACCTCTTGTGCCAGCTATCTATCCAATCAGATTGGTTTATCAAACTCTCGAACATCCAGAATATTGGAAAATCTTGAGATAAAAAAATACATTATAAGAAGAATCGGGAAACCAGATAAAAGAAAGATGATCTTTTCCCTAACAGATAAAGGTAGAGAGAAAATAAAAGAAATACAGTCGAAAGAAAATAAATATACAGAGTTTATAATTCGATTAGTTAAAATGATAAAAGAAATCATTACACCATAA
- a CDS encoding winged helix DNA-binding protein, whose product MADNINNSQVRTLCQIRDVYRAIYDFELNFQQLYDLGLNEGMLLCSLNAQKYSSNELASVLGLSNSNTSKVIKSVEKKGLIRRIVGKEDKRQMYFTLTDLGKKKLESIKCAELDIPETLKPVVKP is encoded by the coding sequence ATGGCAGACAATATAAACAATTCGCAGGTAAGAACATTATGCCAGATCAGGGATGTGTATCGGGCGATATATGACTTTGAATTAAATTTTCAACAATTATATGATCTTGGCCTGAATGAAGGAATGCTACTCTGTTCGCTAAATGCTCAGAAATATTCGTCCAATGAATTAGCGAGCGTATTGGGACTGAGTAATTCGAATACATCGAAAGTAATAAAGTCGGTAGAGAAGAAGGGGCTCATCAGACGTATTGTAGGTAAAGAGGATAAGCGCCAGATGTATTTTACCTTAACCGATTTGGGTAAGAAGAAACTTGAATCGATAAAATGTGCTGAGCTTGATATTCCCGAAACACTGAAACCTGTAGTCAAACCATAA
- the trxA gene encoding thioredoxin: MKYTILLPLMALLLISCNNKTETKDQIKETTKKENKMTTIHLTKAEFLSKVANFETNPTEWKYLGDKPALIDFYADWCGPCKAIAPVLEELAAEYEGRIYIYKINTETEPELAAAFGIRSIPSLLFIPMEGQPQMAAGALPKQQLKEAIDNILLKEHE, translated from the coding sequence ATGAAGTATACAATATTACTCCCCCTAATGGCATTATTACTTATATCTTGTAATAACAAGACAGAAACGAAAGATCAAATAAAAGAAACAACTAAAAAAGAAAATAAAATGACAACAATACATTTAACAAAAGCTGAATTTTTATCAAAAGTTGCTAATTTTGAAACAAATCCTACTGAATGGAAATATTTAGGGGATAAGCCGGCCTTGATTGATTTCTATGCCGACTGGTGTGGGCCATGTAAGGCTATAGCTCCTGTATTGGAGGAATTAGCGGCAGAATATGAAGGCCGTATATATATTTATAAAATAAATACAGAGACAGAGCCTGAACTTGCTGCTGCTTTTGGAATAAGAAGCATACCATCTTTGTTGTTTATTCCGATGGAGGGACAACCTCAAATGGCTGCCGGAGCATTACCCAAACAGCAATTAAAGGAAGCTATTGACAATATTTTATTAAAAGAACATGAATAA
- a CDS encoding phospholipase A, with amino-acid sequence MKTRIYTIIIFFILIIRAPIAYSQENTILQVDSLSLRNNYLNEMQSINVLKHKPIEVSEDLVRSVLDKQAPFAVYKDNYMVTGIPLNKSVTRKTADAFFQFSIRHRVTRSVFPFNSFLYITYSQKSFWDIYDESSPFRDTNYNPGIGIGRYVIKNDKLKGAVMVSMEHESNGKSEEDSRSWNYINLSVKYFYNMRLSAKAQVYLPYIEGDNNKDLLRYKGYGIFSINYIDKENLWWFSLNIIPRDKFINPNLHTSLSFRVSKNSNQYLTLDYYAGYGEGLLNYKKYTNQLRIGFTIKPDFFSAY; translated from the coding sequence ATGAAAACTAGAATTTATACAATAATCATATTCTTTATTCTCATTATACGTGCTCCGATTGCTTATTCACAAGAGAATACCATCTTACAGGTAGATAGTCTTTCTCTTCGGAATAACTATCTGAATGAGATGCAGTCGATAAATGTATTGAAACATAAACCGATTGAAGTCTCGGAAGATCTTGTAAGGTCTGTGCTCGACAAGCAGGCTCCTTTTGCGGTATATAAGGATAATTATATGGTAACGGGAATCCCTTTAAACAAATCGGTAACCCGAAAAACAGCAGATGCATTCTTCCAGTTTAGCATTCGTCACAGGGTTACCAGAAGTGTATTTCCTTTTAATTCGTTCTTATATATCACTTATTCTCAAAAATCGTTCTGGGATATTTATGATGAATCAAGTCCTTTCCGTGATACTAATTATAATCCGGGAATAGGGATAGGACGGTATGTCATAAAAAATGACAAACTGAAAGGAGCGGTAATGGTTTCTATGGAACATGAATCGAATGGCAAGTCCGAAGAAGATTCTCGTAGTTGGAACTATATAAATCTGTCAGTCAAATACTTTTACAATATGCGATTATCCGCTAAGGCCCAAGTGTATCTGCCTTATATAGAAGGGGATAATAATAAAGATTTGTTACGCTATAAAGGTTATGGTATCTTTTCCATCAATTATATTGATAAGGAAAATCTATGGTGGTTCAGTCTTAATATAATCCCACGGGATAAGTTTATAAACCCTAACTTACATACATCTTTATCATTTAGAGTATCGAAAAATTCAAACCAATACTTAACTTTGGATTATTATGCAGGATATGGAGAAGGGTTGCTGAATTATAAAAAATATACAAATCAATTAAGAATAGGGTTTACGATAAAGCCGGATTTTTTCAGTGCATATTAA
- a CDS encoding class I SAM-dependent methyltransferase, with amino-acid sequence MNSKWDESYNIEEYRYGETPNLFFKETIDTLPIGRILLPADGEGRNSVYAAVRGWTVDAFDQSLQGREKALRLAQKNNVDISFKVIDFENVSENYIRDSYDAIALTYVHLPEQLKAKYHQSLLPLLKTGGHILIEGFSKEHVKHQQQNPSAGGPPHVDMMYSKQEILLIFDSLAINLLEEREIELAEGIGHNGKASVIRFIGQKI; translated from the coding sequence ATGAATAGTAAATGGGACGAAAGTTACAATATTGAAGAATACCGATACGGGGAAACCCCGAATCTATTCTTTAAGGAAACGATAGATACTCTTCCGATAGGAAGAATTCTTCTTCCTGCTGATGGAGAGGGACGCAATAGCGTATATGCAGCTGTGAGGGGTTGGACGGTAGATGCTTTTGATCAAAGTTTGCAAGGCAGAGAGAAAGCTCTAAGATTGGCACAAAAAAACAATGTGGATATTTCGTTCAAAGTAATTGATTTTGAAAATGTCTCCGAAAACTATATTAGAGACTCTTACGATGCCATCGCTCTTACTTATGTTCACTTGCCTGAACAGCTAAAAGCAAAGTATCACCAATCGTTGTTGCCTTTATTGAAAACCGGAGGGCATATTCTTATCGAAGGATTCAGTAAAGAGCATGTAAAGCATCAGCAACAAAATCCATCGGCCGGAGGTCCTCCACATGTGGATATGATGTATTCGAAACAAGAGATTTTATTGATATTTGATTCTTTAGCGATCAATCTCTTGGAAGAAAGGGAAATAGAATTGGCAGAAGGTATAGGCCATAATGGGAAAGCCTCTGTAATACGCTTTATTGGGCAAAAGATATAA
- a CDS encoding rhodanese-like domain-containing protein: MAGFLSRLFGLEDKADFRALLENGAILLDVRTKEEYKQGAAINSINISLDSLSSNLSKLKKDKPIIAVCASGMRSRSAVTLLRNKGFQEVYNGGSWFNFK; the protein is encoded by the coding sequence ATGGCGGGATTTCTTAGCAGATTATTCGGACTGGAGGATAAAGCCGACTTTAGAGCTCTTTTAGAAAATGGAGCTATACTTCTGGATGTTCGTACAAAAGAAGAGTATAAACAAGGGGCGGCAATCAATTCAATCAATATTTCGTTAGATAGTTTAAGCAGTAATTTATCGAAACTGAAAAAAGACAAACCGATTATTGCTGTATGCGCCAGTGGCATGCGTAGCCGCAGTGCCGTAACTCTCCTAAGAAATAAAGGTTTTCAGGAAGTATATAATGGTGGAAGCTGGTTTAATTTTAAATAA
- a CDS encoding efflux RND transporter permease subunit — translation MENGISGKIAGAFIKSKLSILLMLAFMLLGLFSIYFIPREEEPQIEVPMADIMIGYPGATPQEVESGVVQPIEKIISNIKGVEHVYSTSMNGMGMLTVQFYVGEDVERSLVKLYNEMMKNMDRMPQGATMPLVKSRAIDDVPALAFTFWSDKMGDYQIRQVAEVVGNEIKKIPDVAQVNIVGGQSRQVKVMLDKDKMAQSKLDFGAIAQSLQANNAQMQSGNIVTGDMVYSVQTGNFFANVEEVKNLIVGTNDNQPVYLYQIAEVEDGPEVPKQYVSFGYGAASGDKKAGMPDDYSAVTISIAKKKGADAMKLAEVVIDKVDHLKKDVITKDLNIEVTRNYGETASHKVSELLFHLSIAIVVVTLFVMLAMGWRGGLVVFLSVPVTFALTLFAYYFLGYTLNRITLFALVFVTGIVVDDSIVIAENMHRHFKMKKLPPLQAALYAINEVGNPTILATLTVIAAVLPMAFVSGMMGPYMSPMPIGASIAMIFSLLIALTLTPYFGYLFLRHKDKKGEEHESEEKETDLHETKIYKLYAKIITPFLENRKRRWTFMIGLTVVLLGSFVLFYTKSVPVKMLPFDNKNEFQVVIDMPEGTTLERTAAVAKELAVYISRNDKVTNYQTYVGTSAPISFNGLVRHYDMRMGDNVADIQVNLVDKGERSEQSHDIATSVRADLQAIGKKYNANVKIVEVPPGPPVMSTIAAEIYGPDYDQQIAVAKQVKDILTATDNVVDVDWSVEDAQTEYKFEVDKDKAMKLGIPNAQVVQNMRAALSGMPVGILHQPSSVNQVGIVLQLSEKEKSSIEDVLSMKVVNQQGMAIPVSDLVKVTKGEKEKSIHRKDQKRVVYILTEVAGSLESPIYPITEVSDKLSQXCRE, via the coding sequence ATGGAAAACGGAATTTCAGGGAAAATAGCCGGAGCGTTTATCAAGTCTAAATTGAGTATCCTACTCATGCTAGCTTTTATGCTCTTAGGTCTGTTCAGCATATATTTCATACCCCGCGAAGAAGAACCTCAGATTGAAGTTCCTATGGCGGACATCATGATTGGTTATCCCGGAGCAACACCTCAGGAAGTAGAATCGGGTGTTGTACAACCTATCGAAAAAATCATATCGAATATCAAAGGTGTAGAGCATGTTTATTCTACGTCTATGAATGGTATGGGTATGCTCACCGTACAATTTTATGTGGGCGAAGATGTGGAACGTTCGTTAGTAAAACTTTACAACGAAATGATGAAGAATATGGATCGTATGCCACAAGGTGCTACTATGCCATTGGTAAAATCACGAGCCATAGATGATGTGCCTGCATTAGCTTTCACTTTTTGGAGTGACAAAATGGGCGATTATCAGATTCGTCAGGTAGCAGAAGTAGTTGGCAACGAGATAAAAAAAATACCTGATGTAGCACAAGTGAATATTGTAGGTGGACAAAGCCGACAAGTGAAAGTCATGCTCGACAAAGACAAGATGGCTCAAAGCAAGCTCGACTTTGGAGCAATAGCCCAATCACTGCAAGCAAATAATGCACAGATGCAAAGCGGAAATATCGTAACAGGAGATATGGTTTACTCTGTGCAGACAGGCAATTTCTTTGCGAATGTAGAGGAAGTGAAGAATCTGATTGTAGGAACAAATGACAATCAACCTGTCTATCTGTATCAGATTGCAGAAGTAGAAGATGGACCCGAAGTACCCAAACAATATGTTTCGTTTGGATATGGAGCTGCGTCAGGCGATAAAAAAGCCGGCATGCCCGACGACTATTCGGCTGTAACTATTTCTATTGCTAAGAAAAAAGGTGCTGATGCAATGAAACTGGCAGAGGTGGTTATTGATAAAGTAGATCACCTGAAAAAAGATGTCATTACAAAGGATCTGAATATAGAAGTGACTCGCAATTATGGCGAAACAGCTTCGCACAAAGTATCCGAATTGCTATTCCACTTGTCTATTGCTATCGTAGTCGTAACCTTGTTTGTGATGTTAGCAATGGGATGGCGTGGAGGATTGGTCGTATTTCTTTCCGTACCTGTAACGTTTGCCCTTACGCTCTTTGCCTATTACTTTTTGGGTTATACGCTCAATCGCATCACCTTGTTTGCGTTGGTGTTTGTGACGGGTATTGTGGTAGATGATTCTATTGTGATTGCGGAGAATATGCACCGTCACTTCAAGATGAAAAAACTACCACCGTTACAAGCTGCGCTATATGCTATTAATGAGGTAGGGAATCCGACTATCTTGGCAACGCTGACTGTTATCGCTGCCGTACTGCCGATGGCATTCGTGTCGGGAATGATGGGGCCATATATGAGTCCGATGCCTATAGGTGCATCCATAGCCATGATTTTCTCTTTACTGATAGCTCTGACTTTGACTCCATATTTCGGCTATTTATTCTTAAGACATAAAGATAAAAAAGGAGAAGAACATGAAAGTGAAGAAAAAGAAACGGATTTGCACGAAACGAAAATATACAAATTATATGCTAAAATAATAACACCGTTTTTGGAAAACAGAAAACGCCGCTGGACATTTATGATTGGCTTAACTGTCGTTTTACTGGGATCGTTTGTGTTGTTTTATACAAAATCTGTTCCGGTAAAAATGTTGCCTTTCGACAATAAGAATGAATTTCAAGTGGTAATAGATATGCCGGAGGGAACGACATTGGAACGTACTGCCGCCGTAGCTAAAGAATTAGCTGTATATATCAGCCGAAATGATAAAGTAACCAATTATCAAACTTATGTGGGAACTTCTGCTCCTATCAGCTTCAATGGATTGGTTCGCCACTATGATATGCGAATGGGTGACAATGTAGCTGATATACAGGTTAATCTTGTTGACAAAGGAGAACGTAGCGAACAGAGTCATGATATAGCGACATCGGTGCGTGCCGATTTGCAAGCTATCGGCAAAAAATACAATGCCAATGTAAAAATAGTAGAGGTACCGCCCGGTCCTCCTGTAATGTCTACAATTGCAGCCGAGATATATGGTCCTGACTATGATCAACAAATAGCTGTAGCCAAACAAGTCAAAGATATACTGACTGCGACAGATAACGTTGTTGATGTGGATTGGTCGGTAGAAGATGCTCAGACTGAATATAAGTTTGAGGTGGATAAAGACAAAGCTATGAAATTGGGAATTCCAAATGCACAAGTTGTTCAGAATATGAGAGCGGCTCTATCGGGTATGCCTGTCGGTATATTGCATCAACCTTCATCAGTCAATCAAGTAGGTATTGTACTTCAACTGTCAGAAAAAGAGAAATCAAGCATAGAAGATGTACTAAGCATGAAAGTTGTGAATCAACAAGGTATGGCAATTCCCGTTAGCGATTTAGTGAAAGTCACTAAAGGTGAAAAGGAAAAGAGTATTCACCGCAAAGATCAAAAACGTGTAGTTTACATATTAACCGAAGTTGCAGGAAGTTTAGAAAGCCCTATATATCCTATTACGGAAGTGTCGGATAAGTTATCTCAGGNGTGTCGGGAATGA
- a CDS encoding AraC family transcriptional regulator, which translates to MEKALSLADFYRIKLGILPSEIIGKIGQFNVFSLGDYIQPDHTIPYSRKDYYKISLISGSNTVHYADKTLVVENNMLLFANPQVPYNWEPLSLDKTGAFCVFTEDFFKGYGDFKAYPLFQPHGIPILDLNDEEFRQVRTIYDKMFREITSDYVYKYDVLRNLVTELIHTALKMRPAIMQPVGHKESHASDRITSLFLELLERQFPIESTMQSIRLHSPSDYAQQLNIHVNHLNKVLKEVTGKTTKLLISERIALEARALLKHTNWTINEIAFCLGFEDPSHFIKFFKKSEQATPKVFRKNAG; encoded by the coding sequence ATGGAAAAGGCATTGTCATTAGCAGATTTTTATCGCATTAAATTAGGAATCTTACCAAGTGAGATTATCGGGAAGATAGGCCAGTTCAATGTCTTTTCATTAGGTGATTATATACAGCCTGATCATACAATCCCATACAGTCGTAAAGATTACTATAAGATAAGTCTGATATCCGGTAGTAATACAGTTCATTATGCCGACAAAACGCTGGTTGTAGAAAATAATATGCTCTTGTTTGCAAATCCACAGGTTCCTTATAATTGGGAACCTCTGAGCCTTGACAAGACAGGTGCATTCTGTGTTTTTACGGAAGACTTCTTCAAAGGATATGGCGATTTTAAAGCATATCCTCTATTCCAGCCTCATGGAATACCGATATTAGATCTGAATGATGAAGAGTTCAGGCAGGTACGGACAATTTATGATAAAATGTTTAGGGAGATTACTTCCGATTATGTCTATAAATACGATGTCCTTCGAAATCTGGTTACAGAGCTTATTCACACAGCATTGAAAATGCGCCCTGCTATAATGCAGCCTGTTGGACACAAAGAGTCTCATGCATCTGACAGAATCACATCTTTATTCCTCGAACTATTGGAAAGGCAGTTCCCGATAGAATCGACCATGCAAAGTATCCGACTTCATTCACCAAGTGATTATGCACAACAACTAAATATTCATGTCAATCACCTCAACAAGGTACTGAAAGAAGTCACCGGAAAAACGACAAAGCTATTAATATCAGAGCGGATAGCCTTGGAAGCAAGAGCCTTACTGAAACATACAAACTGGACGATCAATGAAATTGCGTTCTGTTTAGGATTCGAAGATCCTTCACACTTTATTAAGTTCTTCAAGAAGAGCGAGCAGGCTACTCCGAAGGTATTTAGAAAAAATGCGGGATAA
- a CDS encoding DUF2892 domain-containing protein: MKREYIIRIVAGTMVLTGISLAYFISIGWLFLPAFVGVNLIQSSFTKFCPLEILLDKLKVKR, translated from the coding sequence ATGAAACGTGAATATATTATACGGATAGTAGCGGGAACAATGGTACTAACAGGTATTTCTCTGGCTTATTTTATTTCTATCGGATGGCTGTTCTTACCTGCATTTGTTGGTGTGAATCTTATACAGTCTTCGTTCACTAAATTTTGCCCGTTAGAAATCCTGCTCGATAAATTAAAAGTTAAACGGTGA
- a CDS encoding DUF6132 family protein → MQIIKNNWTYLVGALIGAIGGYMYWRYIGCSTGTCPITSSPTISTLYGVLLGGLFGGIFKRNKVNKQ, encoded by the coding sequence ATGCAAATCATAAAAAACAATTGGACATATCTGGTAGGAGCCCTAATCGGAGCAATAGGCGGGTATATGTATTGGAGGTACATCGGATGTAGTACCGGTACTTGCCCTATAACATCATCACCTACGATCAGTACTCTATATGGAGTATTATTGGGTGGCTTATTCGGCGGAATTTTTAAAAGGAATAAAGTAAATAAACAGTAA